From Sphingomonas nostoxanthinifaciens, a single genomic window includes:
- a CDS encoding NAD(P)H-dependent flavin oxidoreductase, which translates to MARGAAFLGSTHAIMAGAMSWVSERHLVSAISNAGGFGVIACGAMTPDLLDAEIAATKAMTDRPFGVNLITMHPMLAELIDVCGRHGVGHVVLAGGLPPAGAIDRIKGGGAKVLCFPPTLPFAKKLIRSGVDALVIEGMEAGGHIGPVSTSVLAQEMLPEIAEQVPVFVAGGIGRGEAMAGYLEMGAAGVQLGTRFVCATECIAHPNFKKAFIRASARDAVASVQIDPRLPVIPVRALKNAGGELFSAKQREVAQALDEGRLAMAEAQLQIEHYWAGALRRAVIDGDVEHGSVMAGQSVGMVTKEEPVADIVAALLDQGEAALARRGA; encoded by the coding sequence ATGGCGCGCGGTGCGGCCTTCCTCGGCAGCACCCATGCGATCATGGCCGGCGCGATGTCGTGGGTGTCCGAACGGCATCTCGTCTCGGCCATCTCCAATGCGGGCGGCTTCGGTGTGATCGCGTGTGGCGCGATGACGCCCGATCTGCTGGATGCCGAGATCGCCGCGACCAAGGCGATGACCGACCGGCCGTTCGGCGTGAACCTCATCACGATGCACCCGATGCTGGCGGAGCTGATCGACGTGTGCGGACGCCACGGCGTCGGCCATGTCGTGCTGGCGGGCGGGCTGCCGCCGGCCGGCGCGATCGACCGGATCAAGGGCGGCGGCGCCAAGGTGCTGTGCTTCCCGCCGACGCTGCCCTTTGCCAAGAAGCTGATCCGGTCGGGCGTCGATGCGCTGGTGATCGAGGGAATGGAGGCCGGTGGCCATATCGGCCCGGTCTCGACCAGCGTGCTGGCACAGGAGATGCTGCCCGAGATCGCCGAGCAGGTGCCGGTGTTCGTCGCCGGCGGCATCGGCCGCGGCGAGGCGATGGCGGGTTATCTCGAAATGGGCGCAGCCGGCGTCCAGCTCGGCACGCGCTTCGTCTGCGCGACCGAGTGCATCGCGCATCCGAACTTCAAGAAGGCGTTCATCCGTGCCTCGGCGCGCGACGCGGTGGCGAGCGTGCAGATCGACCCGCGCCTGCCGGTGATCCCGGTGCGCGCGCTCAAGAATGCCGGCGGTGAATTGTTCTCGGCCAAGCAGCGCGAGGTGGCGCAGGCGCTGGACGAGGGGCGGCTCGCCATGGCCGAGGCGCAGCTCCAGATCGAACATTATTGGGCCGGCGCGCTGCGCCGTGCGGTGATCGACGGCGACGTCGAGCATGGCTCGGTGATGGCCGGTCAGTCGGTCGGCATGGTGACGAAGGAGGAACCGGTGGCAGACATCGTCGCCGCGTTGCTCGATCAGGGCGAAGCCGCGCTGGCCCGACGCGGAGCCTGA
- a CDS encoding aspartate kinase gives MARIVMKFGGTSMAGIERIRNVATRVKREVERGNEVAVVVSAMAGETDRLVNFCREASPLYDRREYDVVVASGEQVTSGLLAIALQALGVRARSWLGWQMPIETSDAHASARITGIDTTALGAAMASGEVAVIPGFQGMAADGRVTTLGRGGSDTSAVAVAAAMKADRCDIYTDVDGVYTTDPRIVPKARKLKYVTYEEMLELASVGAKVLQTRSVGLAMKEGVRVQVLSSFGDAPDGGDLPGTMIVNEEELEEKMERQLITGIAHDKNEAKVTLTAVPDRPGAVASIFSPLAEASINVDMIVQNVAHSTGSTDVTFTVPAAELARALDVLDKAKDAIGYDKVIHDTSVAKITVVGVGMRSHAGVAAQMFKALADRKINVLAITTSEIKVSVLIDEDYTELAVRVLHTAYGLDASDEAA, from the coding sequence ATGGCCCGTATCGTGATGAAGTTCGGCGGGACCTCGATGGCCGGCATCGAGCGCATCCGCAATGTCGCCACCCGCGTGAAGCGCGAGGTGGAGCGTGGCAACGAGGTCGCGGTCGTCGTCTCGGCAATGGCGGGCGAGACCGATCGCCTCGTCAATTTCTGCCGCGAGGCCAGCCCGCTCTACGACCGCCGCGAATATGACGTTGTGGTCGCGTCGGGCGAGCAGGTGACCAGCGGGCTGCTGGCGATCGCGCTGCAGGCGCTGGGCGTGCGTGCGCGATCGTGGCTCGGCTGGCAGATGCCGATCGAGACGTCCGACGCGCATGCGTCGGCGCGCATCACCGGCATCGATACCACGGCGCTCGGCGCGGCGATGGCCTCGGGTGAGGTCGCGGTGATCCCCGGCTTCCAGGGCATGGCCGCCGACGGGCGGGTGACCACCCTCGGCCGCGGCGGATCGGATACCAGCGCGGTCGCGGTCGCCGCCGCGATGAAGGCGGATCGCTGCGACATCTACACCGACGTCGACGGCGTCTACACCACCGATCCGCGCATCGTGCCCAAGGCGCGCAAACTGAAGTATGTGACTTACGAAGAGATGCTCGAGCTGGCGAGCGTCGGTGCCAAGGTGTTGCAGACCCGCTCGGTCGGCCTGGCGATGAAGGAGGGCGTGCGCGTCCAGGTGCTGTCTTCGTTCGGCGACGCGCCGGACGGGGGCGACCTGCCGGGTACGATGATCGTGAACGAGGAAGAACTCGAGGAAAAGATGGAACGCCAGCTCATCACCGGCATCGCGCACGACAAGAACGAGGCGAAGGTGACGCTCACCGCCGTGCCCGACCGGCCCGGCGCGGTGGCGAGCATCTTCTCGCCGCTGGCCGAGGCCAGCATCAACGTCGACATGATCGTGCAGAACGTCGCGCATTCGACCGGCTCGACCGATGTGACCTTTACCGTGCCCGCCGCCGAACTGGCGCGCGCGCTGGACGTGCTGGACAAGGCGAAGGACGCGATCGGCTACGACAAGGTGATCCACGACACGTCGGTGGCGAAGATCACCGTCGTCGGCGTCGGCATGCGTAGCCACGCCGGCGTCGCGGCGCAGATGTTCAAGGCACTGGCCGACCGCAAGATCAACGTGCTCGCCATCACCACCAGCGAGATCAAGGTCTCGGTGCTGATCGACGAGGATTATACCGAGCTCGCCGTCCGCGTGCTCCACACCGCCTACGGGCTCGACGCCAGCGACGAGGCCGCGTGA
- the ubiG gene encoding bifunctional 2-polyprenyl-6-hydroxyphenol methylase/3-demethylubiquinol 3-O-methyltransferase UbiG: MNATDTIVPAEAAHFGTLAAEWWDPKGSSAMLHRLNPARLVYLRAQVDAAWDLDPRTRTPLAGRRALDVGCGAGLLSEPLARLGAAVTGLDAAPENVAVARAHAAGQGLAIDYRAGDLAQVAGERFDLVVSMEVIEHVADPAAFVAGLAGALADDGLLILSTPNRTPLSRLALITVGEGLGMVPKGTHDWSRFLTPDELTALLVAEGLDVVDTRGLAFDPRTGFTLSANMAMGYFVTARRS; the protein is encoded by the coding sequence ATGAACGCAACCGACACGATCGTTCCCGCCGAGGCGGCGCATTTCGGCACGCTCGCGGCGGAGTGGTGGGATCCCAAGGGCTCGTCGGCGATGCTGCACCGGCTGAACCCGGCGCGGCTGGTCTATCTGCGCGCGCAGGTCGATGCGGCGTGGGACCTCGATCCGCGCACACGCACGCCGCTCGCCGGTCGCCGCGCGCTCGACGTCGGCTGCGGCGCGGGTTTGCTGTCGGAGCCGCTGGCGCGGCTCGGCGCGGCGGTCACTGGGCTCGACGCTGCGCCCGAAAATGTCGCGGTCGCGCGGGCGCATGCGGCGGGGCAGGGGCTGGCGATCGACTATCGGGCGGGCGATCTCGCGCAGGTGGCGGGCGAACGGTTCGATCTGGTCGTGTCGATGGAGGTGATCGAGCATGTCGCCGATCCGGCCGCGTTCGTCGCCGGCCTTGCCGGCGCGCTCGCCGACGATGGCCTGCTGATCCTCTCGACCCCCAACCGCACGCCGCTGTCGCGGCTCGCACTCATCACCGTGGGCGAGGGGCTGGGGATGGTGCCGAAGGGCACGCACGACTGGAGCCGGTTCCTCACCCCCGACGAACTGACTGCATTGCTGGTGGCGGAAGGGCTGGACGTCGTCGATACGCGCGGGCTGGCGTTCGATCCGCGCACCGGCTTCACTCTGTCGGCCAATATGGCGATGGGTTATTTCGTCACGGCGCGCAGGAGCTAG
- a CDS encoding M48 family metalloprotease — translation MIRFDPDAATAAYMATLSPAAHARATAYTQGGHWLLLWGWLVTVLAAWIILRSGLLVRIRDRIERRRARPNLAVLGCVVAFLVADWLLELPWSIYSAWWREGQYGLTKQPLGGWLGENLMSFAISAIVWALIGLAVFALIRRAPRWWWAWSGGVVVLALAVLLILGPILIEPLFNTYTPAPPGPTRDAVVALAKRSGVPSDKIFVFNGSKQSERYTANVSGLFGSARVAMSDTMFAQGADLAEVRGVVGHEMGHYARAHVLWMVLGFGLIAIVGLWIVGRFFPVVLGWTGQAARIAGIADPAGLPVLMAMIATLGLLATPLTNTLTRLEESDADRFSYDHAHEPDGMAKALVKTIAYRASSPSWIEEAIFYDHPSVERRVHRAMVWKAQHPDLVGK, via the coding sequence ATGATCCGGTTCGATCCCGACGCCGCCACCGCCGCCTACATGGCGACGCTGTCGCCCGCGGCGCATGCCCGCGCGACCGCTTACACGCAGGGCGGCCACTGGCTGCTATTGTGGGGCTGGCTGGTCACCGTGCTCGCCGCGTGGATCATCCTGCGGTCGGGTCTGCTCGTCCGCATCCGCGACCGGATCGAGCGGCGGCGCGCGCGGCCGAACCTCGCCGTGCTCGGCTGCGTGGTCGCCTTCCTGGTGGCGGACTGGCTGCTCGAACTGCCCTGGTCGATCTATTCGGCATGGTGGCGCGAGGGCCAATATGGCCTGACCAAGCAGCCACTCGGCGGCTGGCTCGGCGAGAATCTCATGTCGTTCGCGATCAGCGCGATCGTGTGGGCGCTGATCGGGCTCGCGGTCTTCGCGCTGATCCGCCGTGCGCCGCGCTGGTGGTGGGCGTGGTCGGGCGGGGTGGTCGTGCTGGCGCTGGCGGTGCTGCTGATCCTCGGGCCGATCCTGATCGAGCCTTTGTTCAACACCTATACGCCGGCCCCGCCGGGGCCGACGCGCGACGCGGTGGTGGCGTTGGCGAAACGGAGCGGCGTGCCGTCGGACAAGATCTTCGTCTTCAACGGCTCGAAGCAATCCGAGCGCTACACCGCCAACGTCTCCGGCCTGTTCGGCAGCGCGCGCGTCGCGATGAGCGACACGATGTTCGCGCAGGGCGCCGATCTGGCCGAGGTGCGCGGCGTCGTCGGCCACGAAATGGGCCATTATGCCCGCGCGCATGTGCTGTGGATGGTGCTGGGGTTCGGCCTGATCGCGATCGTGGGGCTGTGGATCGTCGGCCGCTTCTTTCCGGTCGTGCTCGGCTGGACCGGGCAGGCTGCTCGAATCGCGGGCATCGCCGATCCGGCCGGCCTGCCCGTGCTGATGGCGATGATCGCCACGCTCGGCCTGCTCGCCACGCCGCTGACCAACACGCTGACCCGGCTGGAGGAAAGCGACGCCGATCGCTTTTCCTACGATCATGCGCACGAGCCCGACGGCATGGCGAAGGCGCTGGTCAAGACGATCGCCTATCGCGCCTCCTCGCCGTCATGGATCGAGGAGGCGATCTTCTACGATCATCCGAGCGTCGAACGGCGCGTGCATCGGGCGATGGTGTGGAAGGCGCAGCATCCCGATCTCGTCGGGAAGTGA
- a CDS encoding SMP-30/gluconolactonase/LRE family protein: MSFRLSSLRSRSFRVAIGVALLGAVGAAPTATGVERPDSVDHGARPSGNVRVVARFDQAQPSGIAALPDGGLVISFPRSAFDHPGPRLGLWRDGKLTAWPDAAAQAQFVSPLGMTIDARGRLWLLDEGIVAGAHGAPRPHLFAIDPATRRIVEDIALVAPGAPTGTAVNDIRIDLTHGSAGTAYISDISGDHPGIIVVDLATRAARHLLTGAPQVSPVPGFAMMVDGDLKRYDPRHPNFAVGAIDGIVLSADKKWLYWSPLAGRRLYSLPTALLADPATTEAALRAAIRDEGEVGVADGMAAGADGSLFFTDLERHAIERLWPDGHLSTVARDPRLIAPDSIALTNGGMFVTVGQWSRLPSYHDGRDLVERPWLVVHIDAPGVAPAR; the protein is encoded by the coding sequence ATGTCATTCCGCCTGTCCAGCCTTCGCAGCCGCTCGTTTCGCGTCGCCATCGGCGTCGCGTTGCTCGGAGCGGTCGGCGCGGCGCCCACGGCGACCGGCGTCGAGCGACCCGATAGCGTCGATCACGGCGCGCGGCCGAGCGGCAACGTCCGCGTCGTCGCGCGATTCGACCAGGCGCAGCCGTCGGGCATCGCGGCTCTCCCCGATGGCGGACTGGTCATCTCCTTCCCGCGCAGCGCGTTCGATCATCCGGGGCCGCGTCTCGGGCTATGGCGCGATGGCAAGCTCACCGCATGGCCCGACGCGGCAGCGCAGGCGCAGTTCGTCTCGCCGCTCGGCATGACGATCGACGCGCGCGGACGGCTGTGGCTGCTCGACGAGGGCATCGTCGCCGGCGCGCATGGCGCGCCGCGCCCGCATCTGTTCGCAATCGATCCGGCCACCCGTCGCATTGTGGAAGATATCGCGCTGGTCGCGCCGGGAGCCCCCACCGGGACGGCGGTCAACGACATCCGCATCGACCTGACGCACGGATCGGCCGGCACCGCCTATATTTCCGACATATCGGGCGATCATCCCGGCATCATCGTCGTCGATCTGGCGACGCGCGCCGCACGCCACCTCCTCACCGGCGCACCGCAGGTCAGCCCGGTTCCGGGGTTCGCGATGATGGTCGACGGCGATCTGAAGCGCTACGACCCGAGGCACCCCAATTTCGCGGTCGGCGCGATCGACGGCATCGTGCTGAGCGCCGACAAGAAGTGGCTTTACTGGTCGCCGCTCGCCGGCCGCCGGCTCTACAGCCTGCCGACCGCCTTGCTCGCCGACCCCGCCACGACCGAAGCAGCCTTACGCGCTGCGATTCGCGACGAGGGCGAAGTCGGCGTCGCCGACGGCATGGCGGCGGGGGCCGACGGCTCGCTCTTCTTCACCGATCTGGAGCGCCACGCGATCGAGCGGCTCTGGCCCGATGGCCACCTGTCGACCGTGGCGCGCGATCCGCGGCTGATCGCCCCCGACAGCATCGCGCTCACCAATGGCGGCATGTTCGTCACCGTCGGCCAATGGTCGCGGTTGCCGAGCTACCATGATGGCCGCGATCTGGTCGAACGGCCGTGGCTGGTCGTCCATATCGACGCGCCGGGTGTCGCGCCCGCGCGCTAG
- a CDS encoding universal stress protein: MRTYLAVIDDKPEARVALRFAARRAAKTGSAIAILALVPQAEFVHLASVQAAMEEEETLRVEALVAAAAGALLEETGVKPEIIVRQGEGVAVVNKLLKERSDVAALVLGAAVVDGPGPLVAHFAGPGAGKMTCPVMIIPGSLSDEALDRLS, encoded by the coding sequence ATGCGGACCTACCTCGCCGTGATCGACGACAAGCCCGAGGCGCGGGTCGCGCTGCGCTTCGCCGCGCGCCGCGCCGCCAAGACCGGCAGCGCCATCGCCATCCTCGCGCTGGTGCCGCAGGCCGAGTTCGTCCACCTCGCCAGCGTCCAGGCGGCGATGGAAGAGGAAGAGACACTGCGCGTCGAGGCGCTGGTCGCCGCCGCAGCCGGCGCGCTGCTGGAGGAAACCGGCGTGAAGCCCGAGATCATCGTACGGCAGGGAGAGGGCGTCGCGGTGGTCAACAAATTGCTCAAGGAACGCAGCGACGTCGCGGCGCTGGTGCTGGGCGCGGCGGTGGTCGACGGCCCCGGCCCGCTGGTCGCGCATTTTGCCGGCCCCGGCGCGGGCAAGATGACCTGCCCGGTGATGATCATCCCCGGCAGCCTCAGCGACGAGGCGCTCGACCGGCTGAGCTAG